A single region of the Hirundo rustica isolate bHirRus1 chromosome 31, bHirRus1.pri.v3, whole genome shotgun sequence genome encodes:
- the LOC120764530 gene encoding zinc finger protein 773-like: MEEEEAVRKMLWEPQAGTELWTETREDKSPQQNLVEEAILSGSKGQESNGEEKPKESPTGRGSKPSPGCSEEKRTPLCIIQRPSLVVHEQLHTGEKPYRCWECGKSFSHTSHLFIHLQAHTGEQPYECGKYGKSFSLSCTLTQHQEIPTGEQPCKCFMCGKSFRHRSSLICQQRAQSEERPCECPEGGKGFWTSSDLLMHQKTHTEERPSAAPTAGRASSVTSPSASTGASTRGRGPTSVLSVGRDSLRALP, encoded by the exons atggaggaggaagaagcagtgAGGAAGATGCTCTGGGAgccccaggcag gaACTGAGCTGTGGACAGAGACCAGGGAGGATAAATCCCCACAGCAAAACCTTGTGGAAGAGGCCATTTTGAGTGGCTCCAAGGGGCAGGAATCcaatggggaggaaaagccaAAGGAATCCCCCACAGGGAGGGGctccaaacccagcccaggGTGCTCTGAGGAGAAAAGAACCCCCCTCTGCATCATCCAGAGACCCAGCCTGGTGGTCCACGAGCAGCTTCACACTGGGGAGAAGCCCTACAGgtgctgggaatgtgggaagagcttcagccacacCTCCCACCTCTTCATCCACCTGCAAGCACACACGGGGGAAcagccctacgagtgtgggaAATATGGGAAGAGTTTCAGCCTGAGCTGCACCCTGACCCAGCACCAGGAGATCCCCACAGGGGAACAGCCCTGCAAGTGCTTCatgtgtgggaagagcttccgCCACAGGTCCAGCCTGATCTGccagcagagagcccagagtGAGGAACGGCCCTGTGAGTGTCCCGAGGGTGGGAAGGGGTTTTGGACCAGCTCAGATCTCCTcatgcatcagaaaacacaCACGGAGGAGAGGCCTTCAGCTGCCCCGActgcgggaagggcttcaagtGTAACTTCACCCTCAGCAtccaccggcgcatccacacgggggagaggccctacgagtgtcctgagtgtgggaagagattCCCTCAGAGCTCTGCCTTGA